The following is a genomic window from Spirosoma foliorum.
GCATTACCTTATCTGAATCGGACAATTTTTATTTCGGTGGATGATATTTTGTGTTTACAGGGAGAGGGGAATTATACGTTTTTGCACACCCGCGATCGGAAACGATTTTTAGTGTCAAAAACGCTTAAAGAATTTGAAAAAACATTAGATGGATCGATGTTTTTACGAATCCACAAATCATATATTGTCAATCTGGCTTACGTACAAAAAAGCATCTTTACACGGGATCGTCAGGTACGTTTAGCTGATGGCCGTGAAGTAGCCATATCTCGTCGTAGAATGAAAGATATCTCGTTCCAATTATCGCAATATTGGCAACGTCTATATAATTAAGAAGAGATTCCTTGGTGTGAATCAATTCTAAGATTTAACGGGTTAATTTGAAAGAAACAACCGTTGCTGCAAACTCCTTACAGGAGCGGACAGCAACGGTTTGTTTTTGTAAGGGATTGACTTACAACTAATTTTAGAACAGACGGTAAGCCAGGGTAATCTGCCAGGATTTCATGCCCTGACTGAATTTGGCACCGCTATCTTTAATTTCGGCAATATCAGAAATGTTGCCCTGATAGCGAACATCGAGTCCAAAAGAGCCAATATCCAGACCACCGCCTACCTGATAGCCATAATAAGCCTGCGCCCAGGCGTCATTTAAAGAGCCTTTGGTGTATTGATTAAGCGCATTGCCCAGACTCTGGTTATCATTGATTCGGAAGGAAGCTACCGGACCGGCTACTATGCGTATGGGGCCACCTTTAATCCCGAGGAGCAGCGGTACATCGAAGCTGGTTGTTTTTACGGTCGACGTCTCCGTTTGACCATTCCGAATCACACTAAACGAACCCGACCGGGTAGAATATAACAACTCGGGTTGTATGAATAGGTTACGCCCAAATCGCGCATATATTCCGAAGGACGTTCCCATTTTGCTGTCCAGACTGGCCTGTAAATTATTGCGGAACGTCTGACCATCAACACTGACGTTGGGCGAGCCGTTGGCGTTTGTTCCGGTAGAGACAAAATCGCCGAAGGTAAGCTTGGAGAGATTTATCCCTCCCTTAATACCAATCTGGAAGCCCTGAGCAAATGTGAACGCAGGCAAACAAATTAGGGAAGTAAAAAGCAGGATTTTTTTCATAGCTGGCTGTAAAATAATAGTACTGTTTGTTAAACGTGAATCGGGGTAATACGGTACAGAAAGTCAACTTATTTCGAGTAAACGGCGTTATAGTTAATGTATAGTGCCCAATGAATAATGCATAATTGAAGCGCTTCGGAAGCTTTGATTCACAAATGCTTTTGGGGTTTAACCAGCCTATAAATTCATTATTCGTTATCCACTATACATTCTTCACTTAACCCCGAATGGCCAAACTAAAAACTACCTATTTCTGTCAGAGTTGCGGACATCAGTCTGCTAAGTGGATGGGGCGCTGTCCCTCGTGTGGCGAATGGAATACAATTGTTGAAGAACTCGTTCAGAAAGACGAACCCGAAAAAGGTGGCTGGCGAAGTCCATCATCAGGTCCGGGAGGACTCAAAATTGCGGCTAAGCCTAAAGCAATTCATGCCATTAACTATGAAGAACAACCCCGTGTTCGAACTACCGATGCCGAACTGAATCGTGTACTGGGTGGTGGCATTGTAGCCGGTTCATTGGTACTTATTGGCGGAGAACCGGGCATCGGCAAGTCAACACTGCTTCTGCAAATTGCACTCAGTCTGGCTGGTATGCGTGTGTTATATGTGTCGGGAGAAGAAAGTGAACAGCAGATAAAAATGCGCGCTGAGCGACTTGACGCACCCACCAGCGATTGTCACGTCATGACCGAAACGTCTACCCAGAACATTTTTCGGACGGTAGAACATTTTGAGCCGGAAGTCCTGATCATCGACTCAATCCAGACCATGCAATCGTCGCTGGTAGAGTCGGGGGCGGGGAGTGTTTCGCAGGTGCGTGAATGCACGGCCGAGTTTATGAAGTACGCCAAAGAAAGTGGCGTGCCTGTATTTATGATTGGCCATATCACCAAAGAAGGTTCGTTGGCTGGCCCGAAAGTGCTGGAACATATGGTCGATACCGTATTGACCTTTGAAGGCGATCGACACACCACCTATCGGATTTTGAGGACTACCAAAAATCGCTTCGGCAGTACCGACGAGCTAGGTATTTACGAAATGTTAGGTAGCGGTCTGAGGCAAGTAACGAATCCATCAGAAATCCTGATTTCGCAGCGCGACGAAGCCTTAAGCGGGGTGACAATCGGGTCGATGCTGGAAGGGAACCGGCCACTTATGATCGAAACTCAAGCCTTAGTCAGCGTGGCCAATTACGGTACTCCGCAACGAAGCAGCACAGGTTTCGATGCCAAACGACTGAATATGCTTCTGGCTGTGCTGGAAAAACGGGGCGGCTTCCGACTTGGCCAGCAGGACGTGTTCCTGAATATTGCCGGTGGCCTGCGTGTCGAAGATCCGGCTATTG
Proteins encoded in this region:
- a CDS encoding LytR/AlgR family response regulator transcription factor; translation: MEAKLFSSAQPLSVVPHFPSSYQRSAQRIALPYLNRTIFISVDDILCLQGEGNYTFLHTRDRKRFLVSKTLKEFEKTLDGSMFLRIHKSYIVNLAYVQKSIFTRDRQVRLADGREVAISRRRMKDISFQLSQYWQRLYN
- a CDS encoding porin family protein, producing MKKILLFTSLICLPAFTFAQGFQIGIKGGINLSKLTFGDFVSTGTNANGSPNVSVDGQTFRNNLQASLDSKMGTSFGIYARFGRNLFIQPELLYSTRSGSFSVIRNGQTETSTVKTTSFDVPLLLGIKGGPIRIVAGPVASFRINDNQSLGNALNQYTKGSLNDAWAQAYYGYQVGGGLDIGSFGLDVRYQGNISDIAEIKDSGAKFSQGMKSWQITLAYRLF
- the radA gene encoding DNA repair protein RadA, producing the protein MAKLKTTYFCQSCGHQSAKWMGRCPSCGEWNTIVEELVQKDEPEKGGWRSPSSGPGGLKIAAKPKAIHAINYEEQPRVRTTDAELNRVLGGGIVAGSLVLIGGEPGIGKSTLLLQIALSLAGMRVLYVSGEESEQQIKMRAERLDAPTSDCHVMTETSTQNIFRTVEHFEPEVLIIDSIQTMQSSLVESGAGSVSQVRECTAEFMKYAKESGVPVFMIGHITKEGSLAGPKVLEHMVDTVLTFEGDRHTTYRILRTTKNRFGSTDELGIYEMLGSGLRQVTNPSEILISQRDEALSGVTIGSMLEGNRPLMIETQALVSVANYGTPQRSSTGFDAKRLNMLLAVLEKRGGFRLGQQDVFLNIAGGLRVEDPAIDLAVCAAIVSSYEDIAIAPSVAFAAEVGLGGEVRAVSRIESRIAEAEKLGFKKMFISKYNMKGLDTKDYKISIKPVSRLDEVFQGVLM